The stretch of DNA GCCGTCGTGCTGCTAGCCCTCGTGCCGCTGGTCTACCCACCCTTCGGCGTGGTCTACTGGTGCGGCGTCGCCGCCGTAGCGGGCCTGCTCGTCTACGAGCACTCGCTAGTGCGACCCGACGACCTCGCGCGCGTCAACCAAGCGTTCTTCCACGTCAACGCCGTGATCAGCCTCGGCCTGCTCGCGGTTGGAACGCTAGACCTAATAATTTAAAAACAGGAACCACAGATGAACGCGGATCAACACAGATAGTCCCGCCGCTATCCCATCCGTGTGCATCTGTGTTCATCTGTGGTTCCAAATGAATGAGTAAGAGATGCTCCGAACTTCCTCCGAAGTCCTAAAACCTATCCGCGACAAGGTCGAAGCCGGCGAGCGGCTGACCTTTGACGATGGCCTCTTGCTCGAGTCGCCCGAGGTTCCGCTGCCGGAGCTGGGCGAGCTGGCGAACCTCGTGCGCGAGCGCAAGAACGGCAACGCCGGCTACTACAACATCAACACGCACCTCAACGCGACCAACATCTGCGTTTATCGGTGCTCGTTCTGTGCGTTCCGCAGCGACCTCCGCGAGGCGAAGGGCTACTGGATGCAGGACGACGCGATCCTCGAGCGCGGCGCCGAGGCCGTCGCCAACGGCTGCACCGAGATGCACATCGTCGGCGGCCTGCACCACCAGGCGAAGTACGACTGGTACCGCAAGGTGATCAGCCTGCTGCGCGACAACTGCCCGTCGCTGCACCTCAAGGCGTGGACGCCGGTCGAGATCGACTGGTTTGCGCGGCTCACCAAGAAGTCGATCCGCTGGGTCCTTGAGGACCTGCGCGAGGCGGGTCTCGGCAGCCTGCCCGGCGGCGGCGCCGAGATTTTCCATCCGGAGATCCGCCGGCAAATCTGCGAGCACAAGGCCGACACCCGCCGTTGGTTCGAGACCCATCGTACGGCCCACGAGCTGGGGCTGCGTTCGAACTGCACGATGCTCTACGGCCACATCGAAGAGCCTCGCCACCGCATCGACCACCTCGTCCGCCTGCGCGAGCTGCAAGACGAGACGAACGGTTTCCAGACCTACATCCCGCTCGCGTTCCACCCCGAGAACAACAAGCTCGGCATCGAACACAACATCAAGAAGCCCTCGGCGCTGATGGACCTGCGGCAGATGGCGGTCGCGCGGCTGATGCTCGACAACATCGACCACATCAAGGCTTACTGGATCATGCTCGGCGTCGGCACCGCGCAGCTCGCCCTCTCCTACGGCGCCGACGACATCGACGGCACCGTGCGCCACGAGTTGATCTACCACGACGCCGGCGCCACGACGCCCGAGGTAATGAGCGTCGAAGACATCGAACGCCTCATCCGCGAAGCAGGCCGCGAGCCGATCGAGCGCGACACGCTCTACCGCCGTGTCGACCGTACGGCCGCAGGGTTCACGCTCGGCGAGAAGATCACGGCGGGCGTTTAGTTAGTAGGTCTGGCTGTGCCTGACGATCTACCCCACAACGATTGGCAGGGCGTCAGGCACAGCCTGACCTACTTCACTCAAGTTACATCACGACAATCATCGGGGTCTTCAACGAACCCACTTAATTCGTCCACTGACGTGATGAATCCCGTAACTTCGTCACCCGAAATGAGTTCGGAGCGTTCATCAATGGACAGAATCCTGAGCAGCTCCCATATCACCTCATCGCCTTCCGCCCCTTCGTACGAAAAGGGGTGCTGCGAATGGATCGCAGCTCGAACGTTTTCCTTCGACTCGGCAAGAAAATAGTAGGCCGACACATCAATCGAACCTGTTGGCTTGCCGGCGACGACGGCCCGCTGCACGACAATGGCATAGTAGTTCTTCATTCAGGACCCCCTAACGCCGACCGATTCGAGACGGCAATAGTAGGCCGGACCCTGCGCTGATTTCGGCCGACCTACTCTATTCCGCAATCCGCAATCCGAACTCCGCAATCAAGTCACCAACCCCTTCGTCACCATCATAAACACGTCCTCGAGCGTCGGCTCCTTGTCGGCGAACGACACCAACCCCACCTGCCCCGCGGCGAGCGTCTGCATCAGCCGGGCGACGTCCGTCTCCCCGCCGCTGTACTCGATCGTCACGCCGCGCGGGCCCTCTTGCAGCGAGCGCACGTGCGGGTCGCTCCGCACCAGGCTCACGCCCGCCGCCGGGTCGCCGGTGAAGCGGATCTCGAGCCGCCGGTGCTGCTGGATCTTGCGGTAGACGCTCTCGATCGGCCCGTGCAGCAGCAGCTTGCCGCGTTCGATGATACCGATGCTCGTGCAGATGTCGGCCAGCTCGGTGAGGATGTGGCTGGAGATGAGGATCGTCTTCCCCATCTTCCGCAGCTCCTTGAGCAGCGCCTTCACCTCGAGCCGCGCGCGCGGGTCGAGGCCGCTGGCCGGTTCGTCGAGGATCAGCACCGGCGGGTCGTGGACGAGTGTCTTCGCCAAACACAACCGCTGCTTCATGCCGCGCGACAGGCCGTTGACGTAGTCGTCGCGTTTGTGTGTCAGGTCCAATAGTTCGAGCACGTCGCCGATGATCGCCTTCCGCTGATTGCGTGGCACCTCGTAGGCGACGGCGAAGAAGTCGAGGAACTCCCACACCTTCATGCCGTCGTACACGCCGAACATGTCGGGCATGTAACCGATGCTCCGCCGCACGGCGATCGGGTCGTCGGTGACACTGTGCCCCGCGACGGTCGCCTCGCCGTGCGTCGGTCGCAAGAGCGTGGCGAGGAATCGAATGGTCGTGCTCTTGCCGGCGCCATTGGGGCCGATGAAGCCGAAGAGTTCCCCCTTGCCGATCGACAGGTTAAGGTTCTCAACCGCGACAAAGTCGCCGTAGTGCTTGCCGAAGTTGCGGATCTCGATCATGCGCTTGTTTTAGACTTTAAGAATGGGACGCAGATTTACGGGGATTGAATGGATTGACGAGGATGACGCTTGAAATCTAATCCAACGGAATCCGTTACATCCGCGTAAATCCGCGTCCCATTCTTAGAGGCTCAGTTAACGTCCAGGGGACCATTGATGTCTTGCCGCGGCGCCGGCAGCGGGCCGTAGCCGAGGGCGCCGACGACGAGCGTCGCCCCCTTCTTCTGCGAAGCGCTCGGCGTCACCTCCAGGCCCGGCATCACCTGCGACACCCGCGCCACGACGCGCCGTTCGCCGGGCTCGAAGTGCTTCGGGTCGAGCGCCAGCCGCAACAGGTTGTCGAGGTTGAGCCGCGCTGGGGCGTCGTCATCGCGGAGTTTCGCGGCGGCGCGGCGCTGTTCGACGAAGGGCAGCTCGCCACCGCTCGTTGAAGCCGTCGGCAGGAAGACGACGTTCGCCACGCTCCCGGGTTCCAAGTCCCCGAGCCAACACCCCTCGAGGTGCGGCTCGCCCTTGAGTCCGTCCGGCCGGCCAACGACGACCACGTCCTCCAGGAGCCAACCCGTGCGGTTCTCGAGCCGCGGCCCGCCGCTGGGGTTCTTCGCCAGGCGAATCGCGCCCGGCGTGCTCGACCCGGCGATGCTCGCGGCGCCGACGTCGAACATCTCTTCGCTACGCACGAACTCCGTCGTCGCCGACGACGCCGCCAAGTCGCGGAGCCGCGTTTTGTCCTGGCGCACGAACGCCACAATCGACGGCGTGCTTACCATCGAGTCTTTCTCATCGCGCTCACGGCTCGGGAACGGCGCGGCGACGGTGGGGGCGTCGAACTCGAGCTCATAGATCGTCGACAGCGAGCTGTAGAGCGCCGTGTAACGCGTCAGCAAGCCCCGCGGCGTGTCGGGTTGCAATTCCAGAACGCCGATCTCCGTTTGCGCCCGCACGAACCCGATGTCGAGCTGCGCCTGCTGGATGACGACCCAGCCGGCGGCGAGCGCGATCAGCGGCGCGGCGACCCACGCCAACTCGGGCCGGCGAATCGCGGCGAAGAAGCCCCAGTTGGCGGGCACCAGGACGAAGAGATACACGGCCAAGCAACCGATGACGAAGCTCGCCCCGGGGACCGACACGCCCGCCGACTCGCGGAGCGTCGCCCGCACGGCGCTCGACACGGCGCCAAAGTCATTGGTCGCGCCAGCGCCGCCGGGCACGGGCGCCGGCTTGAGGTTGGCGAACTCGATCGCCTCACCGGAGGAATTGTAAATCGACGCCGCCTCGTCGTCGGCAGCGAGCGTCAGCGCAAGTTGCTCGGGATCGGCGTGGGTGTCGCGCACGAATCCCCGCCAGCCCGTGTTGCGGAGCGGGTCGAGACGCACCGGCTCGCCCTCGGCCCAGACGACCGCGATCGGCGAGGCTTCTGGCTCTTCGCCTTCGACCTCCTCCAACCCATAGTCGTTAAAAGCCGGGTCGCGCGGCACGAAGCGTCGCGGCGGGCGGCGCAAGACAGCGGCGTTGAAGAAGTTGTCGTAGCCCTTCGACCACCTGAGCAGCCGGCGATCGGCAAGTTGCATCGCGGTGACGACGACGCGACCGCGACCGACGCGGCGCTCCACCAGCAGCCCCGCCGTGCCACGCACGGGCTGCGCGCCGTCGGCGAGCACGAGGGCGACGCCGGACCAAGCACCCTCCTTGTTCAGCGGCGAGCCGCGGTCGCCGATGGAAAAGCCCTGCTCTAGTTCGTTGAGCCGCTTGGCGGTGATCTCCTCGGCGCCATCGGCCATCGCCGGCAGCAGCGGCTCCAAGAAGCTGCCGCGCAATTGGTCAAGCGAGTCGGGCCCATTGATGACGAGCTGCCCGCCCCAGTTGAGCCAGTCGATCAACGCCTCCCGTTGCGCCGGCTGCAGCGACTCGGGATCGACCTCGTCCCAGACCACGTACGCGATCGACGTCCAAGCGAGCGCGTTGTCGGGAAGCGCCACCTCGCCCGAAGGCACGTCGGCCGGCACGGCGACGACGCGGTAGTTCTTGTCCGCCTTCAGACGGCCCTTGGCGCCGTCGATCGCCGTCGGGTCGATCGCGCTGGGGAGCGTCGCCGTCACCGAACGGAGCGAATCCATGAACGCGTAACGCTGCGGCTCCTTCGCCAGCACCACGAGGTGGTACTGATGGTCCGCCAACGGCCGCAGGGCCGGGGTCACGTCTTGCAGCTGGGAGTCGGTGCGGCGCTGGCGGACGATCGAACGCAGGTAGGGCGTCTCGCCCCCCGTCGGTGGGCAATAGAAGAGGGCGTCCACCGTCTTCCGCGACTCGCGGGCGACGACCAGCGGCCGCCGGCTGACGAGCCGCAGCGGAGACCCCTGGGTGTCGAACGAGGCGTTGTCCTTGCCGACCACCTCGTAGCTGACTGTGCCGTCAAAGTCCTCGGCGTTGGCCTTGGCGGGCTGGAGCACCGCGTTCCAGTGGCCGGGCTTAGCGAACAAAGCGGCGGCCCCCTCTCCGGCAGACCCCTCTCCGGCAGACCCCTCTCCGGCAGGCAGCGTCCGGGCCGGTTCCAGCACCAGCGGCCGGCGGCGTTGCTCTTCCTCGAGCCGCTTCTCCTCCAGGGCGATCTTCTCGGCCCGCTCCTTGGCGAGCCGGGCGGCCTTCTCGGCGGGCGTCTCGCTGCGGCAGCTGCACCCCCCCGACTGCAAAGCAGCGATCGCCAGCAGCAGCGTCACGACCCACCAGCGGCGGCGGCCAGCCGACCACCAGCGGCAGCAAGCGGGGCGGTCGAGGCGGTCGGGGCAGTTTGCCATCAGCTTCGCGGTCAATTGGCTTCTAGGTCTCGCTCTCGTGCCGTCGCCGCGCCGGCGCCTGCTTTTGCTTAGGGACGTAACTCGTTTCGCAAGTGCGTATTATAAGCGATCGCCAATCGGCCCCCGAATCGTTTTAGCCACTAATCGCCACAATCCGCGGGCGAACCAGGCACGCTGCTCCCGGCGGTAGAGCCAATCCCGCGCGAGTTTCCTTGCATCTCGTTGGCCGGATCGCTAGTTTGCAGATAGCCGTGGGGTCGCCATTTGCTTAGCGATCTCACGGCCAGCTCATCAACCAATGCCGTAGCGACTCAGATCAACGACTGGGATCGAGCTGCGATCGATGGCAGCCGAAGCGTTGCGTACGAAGGCTCCACAACACTTGGCGTGACGGGGAAGAGGCAACCTACTCCCTTATCCGCCTAACGTCTTCGCAGGTCTAACTTCATCGCAAGTTAGTAGCGCCCCTCCGGCGCGCCCGCGGCTGACGCTGTTGGAGAGCAGTTACCATGGGCATTAAAGTCGAGTGTTCCAACGGGCACACTTTCAAGGTCAAAGACAAGTACGCCGGCCGGAAGGGCCTCTGCCCTCGCTGTCAGGTCGTCGTCTTGGTGCCTGACCTGTTGACTTCCCAGGAAACCGAAGCCAGCTACCGACGGGCGGTCGCCGAGGAGGTCCGCGCCCACAACGCGTCACCCGCCGACTACGCCTCCTCGGTCCTCGACGACGCGTTGCACGACGACGCCAGCAGCAGCGGCAGCCTGCTGGGCTCGTCAGTGATTCGCCACCACACCAAGTGCAAGTGCGGCCATGCCGTGCCGATGTGGTTCGCGAAGTGCCCCGCCTGCGGGAACTACATGCCGCAGCGCTAGCTAGCACCAGGTGGAGCTCGTTCGTGACTTCGCCGTTCGACTGCTGTGGCGGTCGATGAGCCGCTTTGCTACGGTCCCGCCGCTTGCCGGCGTGCGCCGAGGTTCCGCCTCTTGCGCCGGCGCCCCGACTCCGAGCCTCCGGCAGGGCCCGCGCTCTATGCGACTTTCGACACCGACTCCGCTCGTCCTTCTCGCCGCCGTCGCTATGACGGGCTGCCAGTCTGGCGGTCCGCGGATGGCTGGACTGAATCCGTTCTATCAACCGGAACGGACCACCTACGTCGTCGCCGCCAAGCGGATGGACGAGATCCGTAAGCTCGCCGAGAAGTCCACCGGCGAAGACACCCCCGATCAGCAGACGATCGTTCAGGACTTGGTCAAGCCGCTCGAGAAAGAAACCGATCCGCTCGTGCGGCAGGCGACTCTCGAAACGGCCGCCAAGTTCAACACAACGCTCGCCGGCAAGACGTTGATCGCCGGCCTCTCGGACGAGAGCCCCTTCGTGCGCGAAGCGGCCTGCCGCCTACTCGCCAGCCGCCCGACCGCGGGCGCGGTCGAGCCGCTCACAGGCGTTGTTCGACAAGACGAGTCCTTCGACGTCCGCGTCGCTGCGGCACAGGCGCTAGAACCCAACGGCGCCAAACCCGAACAACTGCTTGCGCTATTGGAAGACCCGAATCCCGCGATGCAACTGGTCGGCGTCGAAGCGATGCGCAACGCCACCGGCAAAGACTACGGCGGCGATGTCGCCGCCTACGTTGCGCTAGCACGCGGCGAAGCCCCGCCCGCGCGAGAGCCGACCTCTGTCGCTGCTCGCGTTCCTGACTGGGTTCCCTTCTTCTAGCGCGCCGCTTTTCCCGGTCTGCTCAAACCACGCCATCGACGCGGTAGGCAGGCTCGCGCACTCCGCCGCGCTGAATTACGGCGTGCGACAATCCGCGACGGTTGAATGACTGTCGTCAGAGGACGCTCCGTCCGATACCCCAAGCTAGGCGCGTCAGACCTTGCGCCCAGTGGAGCCGTTGTCGGCTTTACTGCTAGCAGAGTCAGCGGACTAGCGTCGCATCAAAGTGGGGGCTGCGGGCCGATGCATTTCACCGAACGCTTTGCGCCGGTCGGTCAGGTTTTCCGTTTCGCGGCGTCGCGTCGCGTCGTTCGTGCCGTGCTAGCGGTCGCGCTCGCACCGTCGTGGGCGATGGCGGTCGAAGGCCCCGTGCTGGCGACGCCTCACCAGGACTTGGCCGACGTCGTTCCGCTTAAAGTCCTAGACGAGATCGACCTCTCCGGCGCAACGCCGAAGATCGCGTCGAAGCCATCGCTCAGCTGGCGTCCGGCGACAAGCGAGCCCCAACCGGCGCCTGCCGCTGCTACGAAGGCAGCCGCGCCAAGCACGCCCGATGCGAAAGAGCCGAAGCAGCTCGAAACCGAGCCGCACCTGAAGCCCCTCGTGACGGCCCCAACGCTGGTCGCCCCACAAGTCCGTGAGACGCAGCCGGCGCCACCCGCCTCCCCGACGCCCGGCAACAACACATCCCCCGCGGAGGAGTCGGCGCCTCTCGACGATCAGGACGCCGAGGACTCCGAGGAGGTCGATTCGATCAAGGCCGCTGACGCGCCGATGCTGCCGCTGCGCGCCCACCGCCCTTCGCCCGGGACCGCAGCGGCGACGCCGGCCGCCCCGCTTACAGATCGGGGCCCCGCCAACAAAGGCCTCGCCGATAAGGGCCCGGTCGCAACACTGGCGCCGGTCGAAAAGCCGACGTTCCAGCCCTTCGTCGAGCCCCCCAACGACAAGCAGGTCGCCGACAAGCCAGTCACCCCAAAGCCCGCTGCACCCAAGCCCGCAGCGGCCCCAACCACGCAAGCCGCTGCACAGCCACAGCCTCAAGCTGAACCGCAAGCCCAACAACAAGCGCCGACGCGCCCGCTCGCCGCGGCGCCCGCCGTCGCTCCGCCGCAGGCGATCCAGCCGCCAGCGCCGCTCAGTCGCAACATGCGTAACCTGCGTTCGCGACTCCGAACGGTGCTTTCGTTCTACTACCGCAAGCCGCTCAACACGGTCGAGCACGACCCGTGGGAGTTGATGCACGCGATGCTGGGCTACGAACTGCACAGCCGCGTGCGTGACGGCGGCCCCAACGGCCCCTACATGACGCTGGTGGGTCATCTCTGCTTCAACCGCCCGTCGAAGCGGCAGCAGCTGATGATCATCAACCGCGACGGCAAGCTCGAGGCAGAGGTCGGTGTCGGCGTGCAGGGGCACCGAGGCCAGTTCCTGGCCATGCTCGCCCAGTGCAACGTGAGCCCCGATTACCCGATCCGAGTCGGCGGCAAGGAGTTCACGATCAGCGACCTGATCGAGTCCGAACAGCGCAGCTGCTACGCCAAGACCGAGCTGACGTTCAAGCTGATCGGCCTGGGGCACTACTTGGCGTCGGACGCCACCTGGGTCAACGACCAGGGCGAGACCTGGGACATCCCGCGGCTGATCAAAGAAGAACGCACCCAGCCGATCCGTGGCGCCGCGTGCGGCGGCACCCACCGGTTGACGGGCCTGAGTCTGGCTTACCGCCGGCGCGAGGCCCGTGGCGAGCCGCTCGACGGCGAATACGCCGAGGCGGCACGCTTCGTGAACCAGTACCAAGCCTACGCCTTCCAACTACAGAACGAGGACGGCAGCCTCAGCACCGAGTGGTTTGCGGGCCGCGGCGCCGAGGAAGACCTCGAGCGCCGGCTCCGCACAACGGGGCATATCCTCGAATGGCTTGCCTACACCCAGAATGACGAAGAGTTACAGTCGTACCGCACCGTCCGCGCCGTGAACTACCTCACCGAGCTACTGGCGAGCAACGCCGACAAGGACTGGCATCTGGGCTCGATCGGCCACGCGCTTCACGCCCTGGTGCTGTACGACAAGCGGGTCTTCCGGCCGCACGACACCGAGAACGCCCAGGTCCTCGCCGCCGTTGACCCGACGGGGAGCCTGTACCGCGAGTACCCGATTTATCGTGGCGTGATGCGCAACAGCCCGCCGCAGCCGTCCGGCTTCCTGGGGCTGTTCGGCCCGTCGAGGTCGTCGAACAACCGGCGGTAGCGGTTCGAAAGAGCATGGTTCGAGTTTGCTATGGTGGCGATTCACCGGTGTGACTCGAAGCGAGCCGCGCTCTCGGATTGATTGCCCCGACTCGGATCGGGTATGGTTGGCTGGTGGAACGGAGCGGCTTCCCGGCGCGGGATTTGCCCGCGTTCCGCGCGGGTCGTTCGCTCTGGCGACCCCACGGACGTGAGTCGGCTACCAAGATCGAATGGCGCCCCCGAGAGCTACCGCACCCCGTCGGTTCACGCCCCAACTCGAGGGCTTCTGCGCCGCTGCGTCGGGTCTCGCCGACCAGCACTCGGCCGACGCCATCCTGTTCCTCGCCGAACGGCCCATCGATTGGGCCAAGCTCCAAGAAGCTTTTGGCAGCCGCACGCTGCTGGTGGCGGCGGACTCCGAGGACCAGCTGGCGGGCGCCCACGACGACGACAACGGCCCCGGATTCGACACGATCCTCCTGGGCATGAATGACGCCCCGGTCTTCGAGCGGCTCACCCAGGCCCTCCTCGAAGCGGTCGCGGACGAGCTGCTGGAGCCCGGCTCCAAGGTCGTCACTCTCTACAGCAGCTACGACCCGGGCGTCATCGATTCACTCAGCCTGATCCACCTCGACGAGCACCTCGGCCGCCTCACCGTGCGCGACTTGCGGCGGATCGAGACCAAGATCCCGATGGAGACCATCCGCGCGGTCATCGACTTGGCGGTCGAGATCGGCCGCGAAGGGCGTGAGGGGAAGCCGATCGGCACGCTGATGGTCGTTGGCGACCACAAGCGCACGCTCGAACTGTCGAAGCCGATGGGCTTCGACCCGGTGAAGGGCTACCCCGCGTCGGAACGCAGCATCTCGGACGCCAAGGTCCGCGACGGCGTCAAAGAGATCGCCCAGATGGACGGCGCTTTCATCATCTCAGCAAACGGCACGGTGGTGGCCGCCGCCCAGCACATCACCGCCCCGGCCTCGACCGACATCACGCTGTCCAAGGGCCTCGGCGCCCGCCACTGGACCGCCGCGCAGATCACCAAGGCGACCGAAGCCATCGCCGTCGCGGTGAGCAGTTCGGGCGGCACCGTGCGTGTCTTCCAAGGGGGCGAGGTCGTCCTCCGCATCGAGCCGCTCGAACGGGCGATGACCTGGCGCGAGTTCGAGTCCGAGCACGACGGCGACAAAGAAAAGGCCGCCGCGACCGCCGACGCCAAGAAGCCGACCGAGAAGAAGGCCTCGAAGGTGCGGTCGAAGACGCCCCGCGGCAAGGCCGCCAAGGCGGCCGCCGAGACCAAGCCCGACGACGCCGCTGCCGACGCGGGCGGGTGAATGAGTGGAGGCGTCGCTTGTGGGACGCTCTGGTCGATAGGGTGCGCCGAATCGGCGTCGGAGACGCCTCCTACAGGTTCGTCACCACGCAAACGTCTCCCCCGTCAGCCGCTCGTACGCCTCGACGTACTTGGCCCGCGTCCGCTGGACGATGTCGTCCGGTAGCATTGGCGGCGGGCTCTCTCGGTCCCAATCGGACTGTAGCAGCCAGTCGCGCACGAACTGCTTGTCGAACGAGGGCTGCGCCCCGCCTGGTTGGTACCTGTCGGCGGGCCAGAAGCGGCTGCTGTCGGGCGTCAGTAGCTCATCGATCAGCAACAGCTCGCCGTCGGGCGTTTGGCCGAACTCGAACTTCGTGTCCGCGATGAGCAGGCCGCACGTCGCGGCGTGCTCGGCGCCGGCTGAGTAGA from Botrimarina mediterranea encodes:
- the mqnE gene encoding aminofutalosine synthase MqnE, which produces MLRTSSEVLKPIRDKVEAGERLTFDDGLLLESPEVPLPELGELANLVRERKNGNAGYYNINTHLNATNICVYRCSFCAFRSDLREAKGYWMQDDAILERGAEAVANGCTEMHIVGGLHHQAKYDWYRKVISLLRDNCPSLHLKAWTPVEIDWFARLTKKSIRWVLEDLREAGLGSLPGGGAEIFHPEIRRQICEHKADTRRWFETHRTAHELGLRSNCTMLYGHIEEPRHRIDHLVRLRELQDETNGFQTYIPLAFHPENNKLGIEHNIKKPSALMDLRQMAVARLMLDNIDHIKAYWIMLGVGTAQLALSYGADDIDGTVRHELIYHDAGATTPEVMSVEDIERLIREAGREPIERDTLYRRVDRTAAGFTLGEKITAGV
- a CDS encoding ABC transporter ATP-binding protein → MIEIRNFGKHYGDFVAVENLNLSIGKGELFGFIGPNGAGKSTTIRFLATLLRPTHGEATVAGHSVTDDPIAVRRSIGYMPDMFGVYDGMKVWEFLDFFAVAYEVPRNQRKAIIGDVLELLDLTHKRDDYVNGLSRGMKQRLCLAKTLVHDPPVLILDEPASGLDPRARLEVKALLKELRKMGKTILISSHILTELADICTSIGIIERGKLLLHGPIESVYRKIQQHRRLEIRFTGDPAAGVSLVRSDPHVRSLQEGPRGVTIEYSGGETDVARLMQTLAAGQVGLVSFADKEPTLEDVFMMVTKGLVT
- a CDS encoding HEAT repeat domain-containing protein, translating into MRLSTPTPLVLLAAVAMTGCQSGGPRMAGLNPFYQPERTTYVVAAKRMDEIRKLAEKSTGEDTPDQQTIVQDLVKPLEKETDPLVRQATLETAAKFNTTLAGKTLIAGLSDESPFVREAACRLLASRPTAGAVEPLTGVVRQDESFDVRVAAAQALEPNGAKPEQLLALLEDPNPAMQLVGVEAMRNATGKDYGGDVAAYVALARGEAPPAREPTSVAARVPDWVPFF
- a CDS encoding DNA integrity scanning protein DisA nucleotide-binding domain protein — encoded protein: MAPPRATAPRRFTPQLEGFCAAASGLADQHSADAILFLAERPIDWAKLQEAFGSRTLLVAADSEDQLAGAHDDDNGPGFDTILLGMNDAPVFERLTQALLEAVADELLEPGSKVVTLYSSYDPGVIDSLSLIHLDEHLGRLTVRDLRRIETKIPMETIRAVIDLAVEIGREGREGKPIGTLMVVGDHKRTLELSKPMGFDPVKGYPASERSISDAKVRDGVKEIAQMDGAFIISANGTVVAAAQHITAPASTDITLSKGLGARHWTAAQITKATEAIAVAVSSSGGTVRVFQGGEVVLRIEPLERAMTWREFESEHDGDKEKAAATADAKKPTEKKASKVRSKTPRGKAAKAAAETKPDDAAADAGG